One window of Canis lupus baileyi chromosome 21, mCanLup2.hap1, whole genome shotgun sequence genomic DNA carries:
- the CDKN1C gene encoding cyclin-dependent kinase inhibitor 1C, with product MERLVARRTFPLFARTSACRSLFGPVDHEELSRELQIRLAELSAEDQRRWDYNFQQDVPLRGPGRLQWTEVDSDSVPAFYRETVQVGRCRLLLAPRPRPEGAGDSPPPAPPAEEPLDGLGEAPAPPSGGPAVAPAPAPAAAPPESDEQEAVPPPPPRSQEPLAEPLHSGIPGRPAPGTAAAAGGAAPAANAAAAAPAAAAAVATTAAAGGAAIKKLPGPLISDFFAKRKRPAPEAKASNEVPAGCAAPGAAPAVGSAEQTPRKRLR from the exons ATGGAGCGCCTTGTCGCCCGCCGCACCTTTCCCCTGTTCGCGCGCACCAGCGCCTGCCGCAGCCTCTTCGGGCCGGTGGACCACGAGGAGCTGAGCCGCGAGCTGCAGATCCGCCTGGCCGAGCTGAGCGCCGAGGACCAGCGCCGCTGGGATTACAACTTCCAGCAGGACGTGCCGCTGCGGGGCCCCGGGCGCCTGCAGTGGACCGAGGTGGACAGCGACTCCGTGCCCGCCTTCTACCGCGAGACGGTGCAGGTGGGGCGCTGCCGCCTGCTCCtggcgccccggccccgcccggaggGCGCAGGCGAtagcccgccccccgcgccgcccgccgagGAGCCCCTCGACGGCCTCGGGGAGGCGCCGGCGCCGCCGTCGGGCGGCCCGGCGgtggcccccgccccggcccctgccGCGGCGCCGCCGGAGAGCGATGAGCAGGAGgcggtgccgccgccgccgccgcgcagccaggagcccctggccGAGCCGCTGCACTCAGGGATCCCGGGGCGCCCCGCGccgggcaccgccgccgccgccgggggcgccgcccccgccgccaacgccgccgccgccgctcctgccgccgccgccgctgtcGCCACCACCGCTGCCGCGGGAGGCGCCGCGATCAAGAAGCTGCCCGGGCCTCTCATCTCCG ATTTCTTCGCCAAGCGCAAGAGACCCGCGCCCGAGGCCAAGGCGTCGAACGAGGTGCCCGCGGGATGCGCCGCGCCTGGCGCCGCCCCGGCCGTGGGCTCGGCGGAGCAGACCCCGCGCAAGCGGCTGCGATGA